A single genomic interval of Lathyrus oleraceus cultivar Zhongwan6 chromosome 7, CAAS_Psat_ZW6_1.0, whole genome shotgun sequence harbors:
- the LOC127106271 gene encoding phosphoglycerate kinase, cytosolic: MATKRSVGTLKEADLKGKRVFVRVDLNVPLDDNLNITDDTRIRAAIPTIKYLTGYGAKVILSSHLGRPKGVTPKYSLKPLVPRLSELLGSEVTIAGDSIGEEVEKLVAQIPEGGVLLLENVRFHKEEEKNDPEFAKKLASLADLYVNDAFGTAHRAHASTEGVAKYLKPSVAGFLMQKVCWK, encoded by the exons ATGGCGACAAAGAGAAGCGTTGGAACATTGAAGGAAGCTGATTTGAAGGGAAAGAGGGTTTTCGTTAGGGTTGATCTAAACGTTCCTTTGGATGATAACTTGAACATCACCGATGATACCAGAATCCGTGCTGCTATTCCTACCATCAAGTACTTGACTGGTTATGGTGCTAAAGTCATCCTCTCCTCCCATCTG GGACGTCCAAAGGGTGTAACACCTAAGTACAGTTTGAAGCCCCTTGTACCAAGGTTGTCTGAACTTCTTGGATCCGAG GTTACGATTGCTGGTGACAGTATTGGTGAGGAGGTTGAGAAGTTGGTTGCACAAATTCCAGAAGGTGGTGTTTTGCTTTTAGAGAATGTGAGGTTCCACAAGGAAGAGGAGAAGAATGATCCTGAATTTGCCAAGAAGTTGGCTTCCCTTGCTGATCTTTATGTGAATGATGCATTTGGCACTGCTCATCGTGCTCATGCTTCTACAGAAGGTGTTGCTAAATACTTGAAGCCCTCTGTTGCAGGATTCCTCATGCAGAAGGTATGTTGGAAGTAA